A genomic region of Streptomyces sp. R33 contains the following coding sequences:
- a CDS encoding beta-xylosidase, whose translation MAVLAATTAGALGPPAAAEGEAPSGQVEFPTHCLPPQEAGLPPADGPTTARITVDDPAPKVGDTVTVTYQVARTPAVNPLGAELPADVLTPTGRILLGGAQGGEVTVVGAKRNDPVQAGAGLPPVTMTGTFTVTAPGGITLAPGGYTLHTSHLLDLDTACAVTGAPVSERITASPPPATAGGTPSRANLRSVALGAAYGKPGARVKVTGVGFAPGAAVTVTGRAGAAETADRVAATADARGEVRAELPVTDRATTAVVAYEGTAWSAQEGSGPAAYTVIAAAPVGTQHTQQVTAVVEPGALTMSQAGASITLGAVPYGEGGAAPGRIGTVTVKDARGGPAGWSLIGKVTDFTGPGGVRIPGASLSWTPSCTAVAGSPGRCVAGSAGTVGPEGAVLASAPDAEPVGGTFTIDATVTLTVPPYTPPGAYTAVLTLTLS comes from the coding sequence ATGGCCGTGCTCGCGGCGACGACCGCGGGCGCGCTGGGCCCGCCCGCCGCGGCGGAAGGGGAGGCGCCGTCCGGACAGGTGGAGTTCCCGACGCACTGCCTGCCGCCGCAGGAGGCCGGGCTCCCGCCCGCCGACGGGCCGACCACCGCCCGGATCACCGTCGACGACCCGGCGCCGAAGGTCGGCGACACGGTCACCGTGACGTACCAGGTGGCCCGGACCCCCGCCGTGAACCCGCTCGGGGCCGAACTGCCGGCCGATGTGCTGACCCCGACCGGGCGGATCCTGCTGGGGGGTGCGCAGGGCGGTGAGGTCACCGTTGTGGGGGCGAAGCGGAACGATCCCGTCCAGGCGGGTGCGGGGCTGCCCCCCGTCACCATGACCGGCACGTTCACCGTGACCGCGCCGGGCGGGATCACCCTGGCCCCGGGCGGCTACACGCTGCACACCAGCCACCTGCTGGACCTGGACACCGCCTGCGCCGTCACCGGGGCGCCGGTGTCCGAACGGATCACCGCGAGCCCTCCCCCGGCTACCGCCGGGGGAACCCCCAGCCGGGCCAACCTGCGGTCGGTCGCGCTGGGCGCGGCGTACGGGAAGCCGGGCGCCAGGGTCAAGGTCACGGGCGTCGGCTTCGCCCCGGGCGCGGCCGTGACGGTGACCGGCCGGGCGGGCGCCGCCGAGACCGCGGACCGGGTGGCGGCCACGGCGGACGCGCGGGGCGAGGTCCGGGCGGAGCTGCCGGTCACGGACAGGGCGACGACGGCGGTGGTGGCGTACGAGGGGACGGCGTGGTCGGCGCAGGAGGGCTCGGGACCGGCGGCGTACACGGTGATCGCGGCCGCGCCCGTCGGCACGCAGCACACGCAGCAGGTGACGGCGGTGGTGGAGCCGGGCGCGCTGACGATGAGCCAGGCGGGCGCGTCGATCACGCTGGGGGCGGTCCCGTACGGGGAGGGCGGCGCGGCCCCCGGCCGGATCGGCACGGTCACGGTCAAGGACGCGCGGGGCGGACCGGCGGGGTGGTCGCTGATCGGCAAGGTCACGGACTTCACCGGCCCGGGCGGGGTCCGGATCCCGGGGGCCTCGCTGAGCTGGACCCCGTCCTGCACGGCCGTGGCGGGCAGCCCGGGCCGGTGCGTGGCGGGCAGTGCGGGGACGGTGGGGCCGGAGGGGGCGGTGCTGGCCTCGGCGCCCGATGCGGAGCCGGTGGGCGGGACGTTCACGATCGACGCGACGGTCACCCTCACGGTCCCCCCGTACACCCCGCCGGGCGCGTACACGGCGGTCCTGACCCTCACCCTCTCGTGA
- a CDS encoding nucleobase:cation symporter-2 family protein has translation MARVAARLSGNGEHSTHPVDEVLPLPKLALYGFQHVLAFYAGAVIVPIIVGGALGLTTEQLVYLINADLFTCGIASILQAWGVGRIGARLPLIQGVTFTAVSPMIAIGLGAGGGTAGLLVIYGAVITAGIATFAFAWLPPKAFRTIMRLFPPVVTGTVITVLGIVLIPVGLNDAAGGLGSPDFGDPKHFAYAGGTMLFILVLMKLGKPFLSSISILLGLVGGTAVAFLLGDAKFGDVGNSDWIGITTPFHYGAPKFAWFPILLMLIVMLITMVETTGDTYAVGDIVGKEIDSETVARALRADGAATALGGVLNSFPYVAFAENVGLVRMTKVKSRFVVVAAGVFMIVLGLIPKAAAIVAAVPHGVLGGAATVMFAMVALAGIQTLAKVDLKEEKNALIVGVSLAFALLPATVPVLFKDHMDADLSSLLNSGVTLGATAAIVLNLIFNGLGKDDAHSAVAAVPAQAVGPADAAAGAADEASEAPEAPAAKAADEAEAKAADEAETVAEATVGAAVTAVAAGGPKPDADEQAPSAS, from the coding sequence ATGGCACGTGTCGCCGCCCGGCTCTCCGGCAACGGAGAGCACAGCACGCACCCGGTCGACGAGGTGCTCCCCCTCCCCAAGCTCGCGCTGTACGGCTTCCAGCACGTACTCGCGTTCTACGCCGGTGCGGTGATCGTCCCGATCATCGTGGGCGGTGCCCTCGGCCTGACCACCGAGCAGCTGGTCTACCTGATCAACGCAGACCTGTTCACCTGCGGTATCGCCTCGATCCTCCAGGCGTGGGGCGTCGGCCGGATCGGTGCGCGACTGCCCCTGATCCAGGGCGTCACCTTCACCGCGGTGTCCCCGATGATCGCCATCGGGCTCGGAGCCGGCGGCGGGACGGCGGGCCTGCTCGTCATCTACGGCGCGGTCATCACGGCCGGCATCGCCACCTTCGCCTTCGCCTGGCTGCCGCCCAAGGCCTTCCGTACGATCATGAGGCTCTTCCCGCCGGTCGTCACCGGCACGGTGATCACCGTCCTCGGTATCGTGCTGATCCCCGTGGGCCTCAACGACGCCGCGGGCGGCCTCGGCAGCCCCGACTTCGGCGATCCCAAGCACTTCGCGTACGCCGGCGGCACGATGCTCTTCATCCTCGTCCTGATGAAGCTCGGCAAGCCCTTCCTCTCCAGCATCTCCATCCTGCTCGGCCTGGTCGGCGGCACCGCCGTCGCCTTCCTGCTGGGCGACGCCAAGTTCGGCGACGTGGGCAACTCGGACTGGATCGGCATCACCACCCCGTTCCACTACGGAGCACCGAAGTTCGCCTGGTTCCCGATCCTGCTGATGCTCATCGTCATGCTGATCACCATGGTCGAGACCACCGGTGACACGTACGCCGTCGGCGACATCGTCGGCAAGGAGATCGACAGCGAGACCGTGGCCCGCGCGCTGCGCGCCGACGGCGCCGCGACCGCCCTCGGCGGCGTCCTCAACTCCTTCCCGTACGTGGCGTTCGCCGAGAACGTCGGCCTGGTCCGCATGACCAAGGTCAAGAGCCGGTTCGTCGTGGTCGCCGCGGGCGTCTTCATGATCGTGCTCGGGCTGATCCCGAAGGCCGCCGCGATCGTGGCCGCGGTCCCGCACGGAGTGCTCGGCGGCGCGGCGACCGTGATGTTCGCGATGGTGGCCCTGGCGGGCATCCAGACCCTGGCCAAGGTCGACCTCAAGGAGGAGAAGAACGCGCTGATCGTGGGTGTCTCCCTGGCCTTCGCGCTGCTCCCGGCCACCGTCCCGGTGCTGTTCAAGGACCACATGGACGCGGACCTCTCCTCGCTCCTCAACAGCGGTGTGACGCTTGGCGCCACGGCCGCGATCGTGCTCAACCTGATCTTCAACGGGCTGGGCAAGGACGATGCGCACAGCGCCGTGGCGGCGGTGCCCGCCCAGGCGGTGGGCCCGGCCGACGCCGCGGCGGGCGCAGCGGACGAGGCGTCCGAGGCGCCCGAGGCCCCCGCGGCGAAGGCGGCGGACGAGGCCGAGGCGAAGGCGGCGGACGAGGCCGAGACGGTGGCCGAGGCCACGGTCGGCGCCGCCGTGACCGCCGTCGCCGCCGGTGGACCGAAGCCGGACGCGGACGAGCAGGCCCCGTCCGCCTCCTGA
- a CDS encoding TerB family tellurite resistance protein — translation MLPVRGGDGRKLTVWGIRTTWSTVGDGEFFCPDCGGDRNYRRRTGRRRFTVLGVPLLPRGAAGPVVECQGCRERFETEVLDHLTTTRFSALLRDAVHTVTLAVLAAGGTASRGALEAAVSAVRAAGFQDCTEEQLESLVEALATDEGRLGLYDGPECCGAALAIELHEALEPLAPHLAAPGRESILLQGARIALADGPYTPAEREVLATVGAALRMASDEVTRLLSAVRAP, via the coding sequence GTGCTGCCAGTTCGGGGTGGGGACGGCCGGAAGCTGACGGTCTGGGGCATCCGTACCACCTGGAGCACCGTGGGCGACGGGGAGTTCTTCTGCCCCGACTGCGGTGGCGACCGCAACTACCGCAGGCGGACCGGGCGCCGCCGGTTCACCGTCCTCGGTGTCCCGCTGCTGCCGCGCGGAGCGGCCGGGCCCGTCGTCGAGTGCCAGGGCTGCCGGGAGCGCTTCGAGACCGAGGTCCTCGACCACCTGACCACCACCCGCTTCTCGGCGCTGCTGCGCGACGCCGTGCACACCGTGACGCTGGCCGTCCTCGCGGCGGGCGGAACCGCCTCGCGCGGCGCCCTGGAGGCCGCCGTGTCGGCCGTACGGGCGGCGGGCTTCCAGGACTGCACGGAGGAGCAGCTCGAGTCCCTGGTGGAGGCGCTCGCCACCGACGAGGGCCGGCTCGGGCTGTACGACGGCCCCGAATGCTGCGGGGCCGCGCTGGCGATAGAGCTCCACGAGGCGCTGGAGCCGCTGGCTCCGCACCTGGCCGCGCCCGGGCGGGAATCGATCCTGCTGCAGGGCGCCCGGATCGCCCTCGCGGACGGTCCGTACACCCCGGCCGAGCGCGAGGTGCTCGCCACGGTGGGCGCCGCGCTGCGGATGGCCTCCGACGAGGTGACCCGGCTGCTGTCGGCGGTCCGGGCGCCGTGA
- a CDS encoding GlxA family transcriptional regulator has product MAPHRVVVLALTGLLPFELGIPHRIFGRAKEPAGEPLYEILTCALAPGPVRTDADFAVQVEHGPELLATADTVVVPASYELGPVYEDGRLSDELAAALAHIRPGARLVSICTGGYVLAAAGFLDGRPATTHWAHAEHFQRLFPAVRVDADVLYTDDGDVLTSAGVAAGIDLCLHIVRRDHGAAVANDVARRTVVPPHRDGGQAQFIDRPVPQPQLASTAAARAWVLDRLHEPVRLVDLARQEAMSVRTFTRRFREESGVSPGEWIVGQRVERARRLLERTDLPMEQVAREAGFGTAQSLRKHVQAALGVSPTAYRRTFRATGGQGEPAGGLLGSLPSPDGPSVDAGSVH; this is encoded by the coding sequence ATGGCCCCTCACCGTGTCGTCGTCCTCGCGCTCACCGGGCTGCTGCCCTTCGAGCTCGGCATCCCGCACCGGATCTTCGGCCGCGCCAAGGAACCCGCCGGAGAGCCGCTGTACGAGATCCTCACCTGCGCCCTCGCCCCCGGGCCGGTGCGCACCGACGCCGATTTCGCGGTCCAGGTCGAGCACGGCCCGGAGCTGCTGGCCACGGCCGACACCGTGGTGGTGCCCGCCTCGTACGAGCTGGGCCCCGTGTACGAGGACGGCCGGCTGAGCGACGAGCTCGCCGCGGCGCTCGCGCACATCCGGCCCGGGGCGCGGCTCGTCTCCATCTGCACGGGCGGATACGTGCTGGCCGCCGCCGGCTTCCTTGACGGCCGCCCGGCCACCACGCACTGGGCCCACGCCGAGCACTTCCAGCGGCTCTTCCCGGCCGTACGCGTGGACGCCGACGTGCTGTACACCGACGACGGGGACGTGCTGACCTCGGCCGGGGTCGCCGCAGGCATCGACCTGTGCCTGCACATCGTGCGCCGCGACCACGGCGCGGCCGTCGCCAACGACGTGGCGCGGCGGACCGTCGTACCGCCGCACCGGGACGGCGGGCAGGCCCAGTTCATCGACCGCCCGGTGCCGCAGCCGCAGCTGGCCAGTACGGCGGCGGCCCGCGCATGGGTGCTGGACCGGCTGCACGAGCCGGTGCGGCTGGTCGACCTGGCCCGGCAGGAGGCCATGTCGGTCCGGACGTTCACGCGCCGGTTCCGGGAGGAGTCCGGGGTCAGCCCCGGCGAGTGGATCGTCGGCCAGCGGGTGGAGCGGGCCCGGCGGCTGCTGGAGCGGACCGACCTGCCGATGGAACAGGTGGCGCGGGAGGCGGGGTTCGGGACGGCGCAGTCGCTGCGCAAGCACGTGCAGGCGGCGCTGGGGGTGAGCCCGACGGCGTACCGGCGCACGTTCCGCGCGACGGGTGGACAGGGGGAGCCTGCCGGGGGTCTGTTGGGGAGTCTGCCATCTCCTGATGGGCCATCAGTTGATGCCGGGTCCGTGCATTGA
- a CDS encoding protealysin inhibitor emfourin, whose amino-acid sequence MRILVVRTGGFAGIERRAEVDTSGRPDEDEWQALAQLALRPVPAAPGSDRVRDGFSYRITVDGRTVSCQEPNLSEAQRTLISRLLKEGA is encoded by the coding sequence ATGCGGATTCTGGTGGTGCGGACGGGCGGCTTCGCGGGCATCGAGCGCCGCGCCGAGGTGGACACCTCGGGTCGGCCCGACGAGGACGAGTGGCAGGCCCTGGCCCAGCTGGCGCTGCGGCCCGTCCCGGCCGCGCCGGGGTCGGACCGGGTGCGGGACGGGTTCTCGTACCGGATCACCGTCGACGGACGGACGGTCTCCTGCCAGGAGCCGAACCTGTCGGAGGCGCAGCGGACGCTGATCTCGCGGCTGCTGAAGGAAGGCGCCTGA
- a CDS encoding SDR family NAD(P)-dependent oxidoreductase translates to MNTKSCLVTGAASGIGRATARLLARSGALVTAADINGPGVEELRTELAEEGYDITIVAGDVADPEANRAMVGAALGAYGRLDVAVANAGVLPLSDVRETGPDDWDRVMAIDGRGMFLTCKYAIEAMLAQPDPGGALVCVSSVSGVAGQARQAAYGPAKFVASGLTKHLAVEWAAHGIRVNAVAPGTIRTERVLALKDEPGGPEYLAEVSAAHPMGRLGEPEEVARVIAFLASDAASFVTGAILPVDGGYLAR, encoded by the coding sequence GTGAACACCAAATCCTGTCTGGTCACGGGCGCGGCGAGCGGGATCGGCCGGGCCACCGCCCGGCTGCTGGCCCGCTCCGGCGCCCTCGTGACCGCGGCTGACATCAATGGCCCCGGCGTCGAGGAACTGCGTACGGAACTCGCCGAAGAGGGGTACGACATCACGATCGTGGCCGGTGACGTCGCCGACCCGGAGGCCAACCGCGCGATGGTCGGGGCCGCGCTCGGGGCGTACGGACGGCTCGACGTCGCCGTGGCGAACGCCGGAGTGCTCCCTCTTTCGGATGTACGGGAGACCGGCCCGGACGACTGGGACCGGGTCATGGCGATCGACGGCCGGGGGATGTTCCTGACCTGCAAGTACGCCATCGAGGCGATGCTGGCGCAGCCGGACCCGGGCGGGGCGCTGGTCTGCGTGTCCTCGGTGTCGGGGGTGGCGGGACAGGCCCGGCAGGCGGCGTACGGGCCGGCGAAGTTCGTGGCGTCGGGGCTGACCAAGCACCTGGCGGTGGAGTGGGCGGCGCACGGGATCCGGGTCAACGCGGTGGCCCCCGGCACCATCCGTACGGAGCGGGTGCTGGCCCTGAAGGACGAGCCGGGCGGCCCGGAGTACCTGGCGGAGGTCTCCGCGGCCCATCCGATGGGCCGGCTCGGCGAGCCGGAGGAGGTGGCCCGGGTCATCGCCTTCCTGGCCTCCGACGCGGCCTCGTTCGTGACGGGCGCGATCCTGCCGGTGGACGGCGGCTACCTGGCCCGCTGA
- a CDS encoding bifunctional 2-polyprenyl-6-hydroxyphenol methylase/3-demethylubiquinol 3-O-methyltransferase UbiG → MTEHAHAHTHSPHSPASGASAGEEFWDGRYGESDRIWSGEANAMLVHEVSGLAPGRALDLGCGEGADAVWLARRGWTVTGTDISGVALGRAAEHAADAGVADRATWARHDLTESFPEGEFDLVSACFLHNYGDFPRDRVLRSAAAAVAPGGTLLVVGHAGWAPWQQDREEAHFPTPQEVVAQLEPVTAGWEVLRAEETERIQNQPDGTPGTRTDNVVRMRRPA, encoded by the coding sequence ATGACCGAGCACGCGCACGCACACACGCACTCCCCCCACTCCCCCGCATCCGGGGCGTCGGCGGGCGAGGAGTTCTGGGACGGCCGCTACGGCGAGAGCGACCGCATCTGGAGCGGCGAGGCCAACGCCATGCTGGTGCACGAGGTGTCCGGCCTCGCCCCCGGGCGGGCCCTGGACCTCGGCTGCGGGGAGGGCGCCGACGCCGTCTGGCTGGCCCGCCGGGGATGGACCGTCACCGGGACCGACATCTCCGGGGTCGCCCTCGGCCGGGCCGCCGAGCACGCCGCGGACGCCGGGGTCGCGGACCGCGCGACCTGGGCGCGGCACGATCTGACCGAGTCCTTCCCGGAGGGGGAGTTCGACCTCGTGTCGGCCTGCTTCCTGCACAACTACGGGGACTTCCCCCGCGACCGCGTCCTGCGCAGCGCCGCCGCGGCCGTGGCCCCCGGCGGCACGCTGCTGGTCGTCGGGCACGCGGGCTGGGCGCCCTGGCAGCAGGACCGCGAGGAGGCCCACTTCCCGACGCCGCAGGAGGTCGTCGCCCAGCTGGAGCCGGTCACGGCGGGCTGGGAGGTCCTGCGGGCCGAGGAGACCGAACGGATCCAGAACCAGCCCGACGGCACGCCCGGGACCCGCACGGACAACGTGGTGCGGATGCGCCGGCCGGCGTAG
- the leuA gene encoding 2-isopropylmalate synthase yields MSQQPFVGRPTPITNATHTQKTSGMPIHKYGRYEQVDIQDRTWPDARVTKAPRWLSTDLRDGNQSLIDPMTPARKREMFDLLVRMGYKEIEVGFPSSGETDFAFVRSIIEEGAIPDDVTISVLTQAREDLIERTVESLIGAKRATVHLYNATAPTFRRVVFRGSKEQIKQIAVDGTRLVMEYAEKLLGPETTFGYQYSPEIFTDTELDFALEVCEAVCDVWQPSEGREIILNLPATVERSTPSTHADRFEWMARNLTRRAHICISVHPHNDRGTAVAAAELALMAGADRIEGCLFGQGERTGNVDLITLGMNLFSQGIDPQIDFSQIDEIRRTSEYCNQMEVHPRHPYAGDLVYTAFSGSHQDAIKKGFDAMEADAAAQGKTVDDIEWAVPYLPIDPKDVGRSYEAVIRVNSQSGKGGIAYVLKNDHKLDLPRRMQIEFSRIIQAKTDAEGGEVTPKAIWDVFADEYLPNPENPWGRIQLRSGSTATDKDGTDTLTVEAVVDGVEAVLNGTGNGPISAFFDALAGIGVDARLLDYTEHTMSEGASAVAASYIECAIDGRVLWGIGIDANTTRASLKAVISAVNRAGR; encoded by the coding sequence ATGAGCCAGCAGCCTTTTGTCGGTCGCCCCACGCCCATCACGAACGCGACCCACACCCAGAAGACCTCCGGGATGCCGATCCACAAGTACGGCCGGTACGAGCAGGTGGACATCCAGGACCGCACCTGGCCGGACGCCCGCGTCACCAAGGCCCCCCGCTGGCTCTCCACCGACCTGCGCGACGGCAACCAGTCGCTGATCGACCCGATGACCCCCGCCCGCAAGCGCGAGATGTTCGACCTGCTGGTGCGCATGGGCTACAAGGAGATCGAGGTCGGCTTCCCGTCCTCCGGCGAGACGGACTTCGCCTTCGTACGCTCCATCATCGAAGAGGGCGCGATCCCGGACGACGTCACCATCTCCGTCCTGACCCAGGCCCGCGAGGACCTGATCGAGCGGACCGTCGAATCGCTGATCGGCGCCAAGCGCGCCACCGTGCACCTGTACAACGCGACCGCCCCGACCTTCCGCCGGGTCGTCTTCCGCGGCTCCAAGGAGCAGATCAAGCAGATCGCCGTCGACGGCACCCGCCTGGTCATGGAGTACGCCGAGAAGCTGCTGGGCCCGGAGACCACCTTCGGCTACCAGTACAGCCCGGAGATCTTCACGGACACCGAGCTGGACTTCGCCCTGGAGGTCTGCGAGGCCGTCTGCGACGTGTGGCAGCCGTCCGAGGGCCGCGAGATCATCCTGAACCTGCCCGCCACCGTGGAGCGTTCGACGCCGTCCACGCACGCGGACCGCTTCGAGTGGATGGCCCGCAACCTGACCCGCCGCGCGCACATCTGCATCTCCGTGCACCCGCACAACGACCGCGGCACCGCCGTCGCCGCCGCCGAGCTGGCCCTGATGGCCGGCGCCGACCGCATCGAGGGCTGCCTGTTCGGGCAGGGCGAGCGCACCGGCAACGTCGACCTGATCACGCTGGGCATGAACCTGTTCTCCCAGGGCATCGACCCGCAGATCGACTTCTCGCAGATCGACGAGATCCGTCGCACCAGCGAGTACTGCAACCAGATGGAGGTCCACCCGCGCCACCCCTACGCGGGCGACCTGGTCTACACCGCCTTCTCCGGCTCCCACCAGGACGCCATCAAGAAGGGCTTCGACGCCATGGAGGCCGACGCGGCCGCCCAGGGCAAGACCGTCGACGACATCGAGTGGGCGGTCCCGTACCTGCCGATCGACCCGAAGGACGTCGGCCGCTCCTACGAGGCGGTCATCCGCGTCAACTCGCAGTCCGGCAAGGGCGGCATCGCGTACGTCCTGAAGAACGACCACAAGCTGGACCTGCCGCGCCGCATGCAGATCGAGTTCTCCCGGATCATCCAGGCCAAGACCGACGCCGAGGGCGGCGAGGTCACGCCCAAGGCGATCTGGGACGTCTTCGCCGACGAGTACCTGCCCAACCCCGAGAACCCGTGGGGCCGCATCCAGCTGCGCTCGGGCTCGACGGCCACCGACAAGGACGGTACGGACACGCTGACCGTCGAGGCGGTCGTGGACGGCGTGGAGGCGGTCCTGAACGGCACCGGCAACGGTCCGATCTCGGCGTTCTTCGACGCGCTGGCCGGCATCGGCGTCGACGCCCGCCTGCTGGACTACACCGAGCACACGATGAGCGAGGGCGCCTCCGCCGTGGCCGCCTCGTACATCGAGTGCGCGATCGACGGCCGCGTCCTGTGGGGCATCGGCATCGACGCCAACACCACCCGCGCCTCCCTGAAGGCGGTCATCTCCGCCGTCAACCGCGCGGGCCGCTGA
- the era gene encoding GTPase Era: MARMSDRSPESTSPHRAGFACFVGRPNAGKSTLTNALVGTKVAITSNRPQTTRHTVRGIVHRPDAQLVLVDTPGLHKPRTLLGERLNDVVRTTWAEVDVIGFCLPADQKLGPGDKFIAKELAGIKKTPKIAIVTKTDLVDSKALAEQLLAIHQLGAELGIEWAEIVPVSAVGDTQVQLLADLIAPLLPESPPLYPEGDLTDEPEMVMVAELIREAALEGVRDELPHSIAVVVEEMIPRENRPADRPLLDIHANVYIERPSQKGIIIGPKGSRLKEVGMKSRKHIEALLGTPVFLDLHVKVAKDWQRDPKQLRKLGF, translated from the coding sequence ATGGCCCGTATGAGCGATCGTTCCCCCGAGTCCACCAGCCCGCACCGTGCGGGCTTCGCCTGCTTCGTCGGCCGCCCCAACGCGGGGAAGTCGACCCTGACCAACGCACTCGTGGGCACCAAGGTCGCGATCACCTCCAACCGGCCGCAGACCACCCGCCACACCGTCCGCGGCATCGTGCACCGCCCCGACGCCCAGCTCGTACTGGTCGACACGCCCGGTCTGCACAAGCCGCGCACGCTCCTCGGCGAGCGGCTGAACGACGTCGTACGGACCACCTGGGCCGAGGTCGACGTCATCGGCTTCTGCCTGCCGGCCGACCAGAAGCTCGGCCCCGGCGACAAGTTCATCGCGAAGGAGCTCGCGGGGATCAAGAAGACCCCCAAGATCGCCATCGTGACGAAGACCGACCTCGTCGACTCCAAGGCCCTGGCCGAGCAGCTCCTCGCGATCCACCAGCTCGGCGCGGAGCTCGGCATCGAGTGGGCCGAGATCGTCCCCGTCTCGGCGGTCGGCGACACCCAGGTCCAGCTCCTGGCCGACCTGATCGCGCCGCTGCTGCCCGAGAGCCCCCCGCTGTACCCCGAGGGCGACCTCACCGACGAGCCCGAGATGGTGATGGTGGCGGAGCTGATCCGCGAGGCCGCGCTGGAGGGCGTACGGGACGAGCTCCCGCACTCCATCGCCGTGGTCGTCGAGGAGATGATCCCGCGGGAGAACCGCCCGGCGGACCGGCCGCTGCTGGACATCCACGCGAACGTCTACATCGAGCGGCCCAGCCAGAAGGGCATCATCATCGGCCCGAAGGGCTCCCGGCTGAAGGAGGTCGGGATGAAGTCGCGCAAGCACATCGAGGCGCTGCTCGGCACCCCGGTCTTCCTCGACCTGCACGTGAAGGTCGCGAAGGACTGGCAGCGCGACCCCAAGCAGCTGCGCAAGCTCGGCTTCTGA
- a CDS encoding M4 family metallopeptidase: protein MDASHAHRHPVFCTVVPPHLLDKIARSENTRRADAAQRTLEQDSFLRTRRRVTTVRGIAPASAAPVSDEPRRTVYDAQHRTRLPGKKVRGEGEAASKDATVNRAYAGLGATYELFLKGFGRHSIDDSGLALDASVHYGEDYNNAFWDGQQMVFGDGDGDLFLDFTVSVDVIGHELAHGVTQYTANLEYHGQSGALNESMSDVFGSLIKQYSLDQTAEDADWLIGAGLLGPNVSGVALRSMKAPGTAYDDDELGKDPQPATMDDYVDTVRDNGGVHINSGIPNHAFYLVATELGGKAWERAGRIWYDTLTGGELASDADFKDFARLSVAAAVARYGDGGAEHQALQKAWSAVGLG from the coding sequence ATGGATGCCTCCCACGCTCACCGCCACCCCGTCTTCTGCACGGTGGTCCCGCCCCACCTGCTCGACAAGATCGCCCGGTCCGAGAACACCCGGCGCGCCGACGCCGCCCAGCGCACCCTTGAGCAGGACTCCTTCCTGCGCACCCGGCGCCGGGTCACCACCGTCCGCGGGATCGCCCCTGCGTCGGCGGCGCCCGTCTCCGACGAACCCCGCCGGACGGTCTACGACGCCCAGCACCGGACCCGGCTGCCCGGGAAGAAGGTGCGCGGCGAGGGCGAGGCTGCGTCCAAGGACGCCACCGTCAACCGCGCCTACGCGGGGCTCGGCGCCACGTACGAGCTGTTCCTGAAGGGTTTCGGCCGGCACTCGATCGACGATTCCGGGCTGGCGCTGGATGCGAGCGTCCACTACGGCGAGGACTACAACAACGCCTTCTGGGACGGGCAGCAGATGGTCTTCGGCGACGGGGACGGGGACCTCTTCCTCGACTTCACCGTGTCGGTGGACGTCATCGGCCACGAGCTCGCCCACGGGGTCACCCAGTACACGGCGAACCTGGAGTACCACGGGCAGTCGGGCGCGCTGAACGAGTCGATGTCCGACGTCTTCGGGTCGCTGATCAAGCAGTACTCGCTCGACCAGACGGCCGAGGACGCGGACTGGCTGATCGGCGCCGGGCTGCTGGGCCCGAACGTCAGCGGGGTCGCACTGCGCTCGATGAAGGCGCCGGGCACGGCGTACGACGACGACGAGCTCGGCAAGGACCCGCAGCCGGCGACGATGGACGACTACGTGGACACCGTGCGGGACAACGGCGGGGTGCACATCAACTCCGGTATCCCGAACCACGCGTTCTACCTCGTGGCCACCGAACTCGGCGGCAAGGCGTGGGAGCGCGCCGGGCGGATCTGGTACGACACGCTCACGGGCGGCGAGCTGGCCTCGGACGCGGACTTCAAGGACTTCGCCCGGCTGTCGGTGGCCGCCGCGGTGGCCCGGTACGGGGACGGCGGCGCGGAGCACCAGGCGCTGCAGAAGGCGTGGTCGGCGGTCGGGCTGGGGTAG